The genomic window TCGTATTTAACTCTTCAAGTGCGGATTGAACGTTATTGGATGACAACGAGCCGGCAGCCACTGAAACTTCTGACGCCTTCACGTCAAACATCGTTTTAAGCTGAGCCATAGTTAAAGGAGCAGGAGTGGCATCCAGACCTGAATTGTTTCCCAACACAGTACCTGTTCCAATGGTTCCAAGTCCACCCTGGTCAGCCCACTTAAAGCCTCCGATCCCGTCTGACGTCAATACTTGGCCTGAGCCTCCATTTGTAGTAATGTTTTTTAGTTTTACAGCCGTAATTCCCTGATCATTTACCGATAACTTACTTGCTGTCTGTCCTGTTCCTACTAGTGTCTCATCGTGATAAACTATTCCAGGAACTCCTGTACCTCCATTAACCAGTGCAAGTATTCCGGATAAATCAACGTGACTGTTTCTTGGGCCAGAGATCGATAATACGCTTCCGGCTATACTTAACGACTGGTAAAGGTCAGCAAGACTTACTGAATTACCTCCTTCAATTGAAAGGTTCTGCTCATTATCCAGACTTAACACCGGATTGAACTTGCCCGCCGAGGAAGCTACAAGATCATCCACATATTTTTTTGTTGCAGCATCTTTGTTGTTTGTAGGGGCTGCAAGATTTGTTAGTTTATAACCACCCATCGATACATTTGCAGCCCCTATCATAGAAGCGCCGGTAGATGGCCATGCTCCATTAGCTTTAGGGCCATACAATGTATAAGTTGCGGTATTGATGTAAAAGTCACCGTTATTACCTACCCCCGAAGAAGGGTTAACAGCTCCGTTTAACAAACTGTTGCCTGAAGTGCCCGTACCACCGCCGTTATTAATCTCCGTACTGTTCGCCAGTCTTTTCCATTCTCCGGAAGTATAGAAATAAAAACCGGGTGTGTTGTCAGTCTGATAAACCAGCAAGCCTGTTGCGGGAGATGATATACTGGTCCTCTGCGACGAAGTTAGCCTTGGAATTAACAAACCCTTAGCAACCGAATAGACTTCAAGTTGAGCACTTGCATCCGGAGTGGTGGTACCTATACCTACCTGAGCTCTTGCACCAATTGAAAATAGTACGACGATAAGGGTAAGGTATATAAATCTTTTATTCATTTTAACAGTTCGAATTACACTTAAAAACCTGATATACAGAGCACAACACATTGAGAAAAATATATGTATATGGCACCTATCGCGGTAATACGCCGGTTTTAGACGAATGTTACCGGCGACGAAGAATTATTTTTTACTTTTTCTTCTGATTAACAGACAGTAACCGGCTCAGGAGAAGACTTGATAAAATGAGTTCAGTAAAAATCGTAACATCTGTTGCCCGAACTGTTGCGATACTCCGAGGCAGCCGAGTTCCTGTTAGGAAAAGTGGTCTCATAGCTCAGCGCTCCCTCTGTTGATCCGGCGGTATTGCCATACTGAAGTTTAGATAAGGTCGCGTCGTGACTTACCCCCATTCGCACTTTATCATACATGTCCTTTTTGACAAAAAGATCAAAGATGAGAGAAAGTACTACAGCATCACCTTTAGTACCCGACTCACTGCGATACCATAGACCCACATTGGCTGCTTTATATTTATATTGGAAGCCTGTGCTTAATAACTTTGATTCGGCTTGTTTATAAAAAACAATAGAGGGTATAACAACGGGCCCTGTTTCCTCATCGTAACGATCCAATGGCAGCCGATAACTCACATGCCCGTTGAGCCTCATCGGCAATGTCGCCTTTAACCCCGTAAACGATTCGTTGGGCTTGTTTATATGTTGGGCAGAGGTTCCAATCATAAATTTCCCGGCGACAAGGTTAATTCCGGCTCCCGCATCGAAAAAATATTTATTATTCATCGCCGGCACAGTAGCATCGGTGACAGAGCCAGGGATAATACCCGTGAGAGCGTCAATCTGATCACCAAACACAATACGCCCATAATCGATCTTCCGCTTCGTAAATCCCGCCTGAACGCCAAAAGAAAGAACCGCTTCTTCAAAAGACACGCTGTAAGAGTAAATTCCGGAGAGGTTTAATTTTCTCAGATACGCTGTTCCCTCATTAGAGCTCGTGGCGAGAAACCCCAATCCCCCGTTCAGCTTTGGCACGGTGTAATCCACTGAAAAGGTAAAATAATCCAGCCCTCCAGGCACACCACTCCACTGATTCCGGTAGATCAGGTTCATTCGAAGGTCTCCTTCAAACTGTCCATTTAAGGCGGGATTTAAATAGTTAGGGGAGTTATAAAACTGCGAATAGATATGATCCTGCGCAAATGCTATATTATGCACCAAAAATACGAGTACGGTAAAGAAGCGCTTCATAATATTCCTATCTTATCAGATTTATCGGCCCCACTGTGTTTTTTGAGCCCCGTTCATATTTCATCCCCTTCCATTCACTTCCGTCAAGGAACGAGGCTTTTATATCCCAGATATATACTCCCTGCGATGCCGGAGCTCCATCTATTGTACCATCCCACCCTTCGGCAGGACTACCGTCTTCAGTCAGTTTATCACTCTGCCATACAAGTCGTCCCCACTTGTTAAAAATTTTCAAAGAATACTTCGCAATACCCGAGCCTTTTGGAATGAATGTCTTGATGCTGGGGTTTAAACTGCCTGGTTCAAAACCACTCGGAACGTATAAGGTGCCCGGTACGCCGTCTATCCTGACAATCTTAACAAGAGTATCCGCACACCCTTCTGCGTTGGTTACAATGAGCCTGACTGTGTGCGACCCGTTGTTGATGTAAGTGTGAACAGGGTTTTCCTCTGTAGATACTTTCGTGTCGCCGAAAAACCATTGATATTTTAATCCGGTTCCCTCACTCCTGTTTTTAAATGAGAAGGTGTATTCCGGCACCTTTATAACACTATCTGGTAACACCGTAAAATCGGCGACGGGCGGCGCTGAAACATTTATTGTTGTAATCGCGGTATCAGCACATCCATACTCTCCTTTTACAACCAGTTTAACTACATAGGGTGATTTGAGATAGGAGAAAGTATGAGCTGGATTTTTACTTGAGGAGTATGTTCCATCGCCGAAATCCCATATATAAGTAAGAGCATTTTCGGATATATTCCGAAATGCTACATTTATCAGTGTACAGCCTCGGTTGACATCCGGTACAAACGCCGACAGCGGCTTTCCGGAAATTCTGATCATCCTGGTGAGCGTATCACTACAGAAGCTATTTAAAGCGATTAACCGCAGTTTATAAATGCCTGGTTCGCCGTAAAGATGCTGAGGGGCTGCATCATTCGACAAAGGGCTGTTGTCGCCAAAATCCCACACATATTTTACCGCGCCGTTACTGCTATTCGTAATCGCAACTTCGAGCTTACCATTACAGCTTACACTATCGCTCAAAGTAAAGAAAGCTTTTGGCCTGCCGTAGGTATTGATTGTTTTTTCTATACTGTCGGCCTTGCAACCATAACTATTTAAGGTTTTAAGTTTTAGTTTATACGACCTGCCTACACCTGTTAAAACAATATCTGAGGGACTTTGCTCCATAGAAATCAGATGTCCATCCAGGTACCAAAGGTATTCATCAGTATATCTTGACTTATTTTCGATTTCAACTTTAAATGGCGTACATGCAATATTCGTTTTCAGATCGAAATCAGCTTTAGGAAGCGGGTTGAATTGAATTGTATGCGTTACTGTATCCGGGCATCCCAAAGTACTGACCGCTATCAGTTTCACGTCAAACTTATAAGGCATTACTGCATCTGACGGCACTGCAAACGGATAACTAAAGTTCTTTTGACTGGAGACTGGCCTGTTATTGACAAGCCATTTATAAACAACAGCGTCTGTTCCGCTGTATGTTGATTGGTTTGCAAAACTTACCGTAGCGCTCATTCCGCAGAACATTGTGTCAGCAGCAGAAAAATTCGCCGTAGGCCGTTCTGTGATTTTCACCGTTTTGACAATGGTATCCATACAACCCGATGCATTATACGCCACCTGCTTTACCCTGTAAAGTCCGGGAAGCTGGAAAGTGTGTTCAGCTACATGCCCCGTTAATATATTGTCATTACCATTAGGATCACCAAAATTCCATTCCACATAAGCGGCGTTAGCCGGCGTAGCAGAGACCGTCAGCTTGAATGGTGCGCAGTTGAGCGATGTTGCATTACTGGTAAACAAAGCCACCGGTAAAGGAAGAATCTCTATTTCCTGGGTCGTAAAACTACTGCAAACTGAACCGTCGGGATGAGATTGCTGGACTGTCAGTTTAACGTTATACTTGCCTGCTCGTGCAAATGCGTGTCGGGGATTAGCAGTATTCGCAGTGGTACCATCATCAAAATCCCAGTGATACGATGCCGAGGTCTCCGGTGTACTGAAAAACTGCACGGAATCCTTCACACAGTACTGTCCATTGTTAAATCTAAAATTAGCATTAGGCTGGGCATACACTGTTATTATCTCTGTATCTGTTGCAGAAGAACATCCATTTGTTGCAAGCAAGGATACTTCGTAAGTCCCCGGCACCGTAAACGTATGCGTTATTGATTCAGGAGCAGACTTCGTGGTAAAGGTATTGCCATCCTTAAGATCCCAGTAGAAAGAATTCGCCCCTTCAGAATGATTATCAAACCGGACGGTAAGGGGGGCACATCCAAATTTCCTGTCACCGTCAATAATCAACTGCGGCGTGACTGTATTAGGATAAACAACTATCTTATAACTATTTGAATCTACCCCACACTCGTTCTCTACTTTGAGCCTTACTGTTACCGTATCGGTTTTAGTTGTGTAAAATGTATGGGTAACATCCGAAACGTCATTCTTAACGAGAGTCTGGCCGTCACCAAAATCAAAAGTATATTTACTGTTTGAACCGGCCTTTGACTGATTGTTAAAAGTTACCTCGAAAGGAGAACATCCCCACGTTTTATTCGGCGAAAACAACGCATAAGGCAATGGATGTACCAATACAGAGTCGGTAAAAATAGTCTCTTTACATCCGGTCGACGCCTTTAATGTAATAACATAGGTAGTATCTCTATGATTCGGATTGGGTTCGAAGGTTATCGCTGCGGGATGAATATCCGTAGAGGTTATACCATTCCCGAAATCCCATATATAGGTTCCGCGACTCAAAGGAGCGGAAGTATTGTTAAAGCTGACAGAAAGCGGCCCGCAACCTACCACCTTGTCCTTGGTAAAGGAAGCCGTTACGTCTTTCACTGTTTCAAAAGTAAGCTCCATGCTGTCTGAGCCACAACCAAACTTACTGTCGGTCACTAATTTCACAGTCGCCGATTCACCATCGTTATATAATATATAACCCGGAAAATCCTTCCCCGATCCAACACTTACCCCGTTAACATACCATTGATAAGTCGCTACGCGGTCGTCGTGAGGAATCAATGTGATAACTTGTTTAAGATCAAATGGGATACACGACTTCAACCTGACAGCTGTAAATTCTGCCTTAGCCAAAGGATTCACGGTGATACCAACCTCATTACTTATACTCTTTTGATCTCCGTTACAAAGTGATGTTGTAACTATTCTCCGGAACCGGGTGGTTTCTGCTAATGTTCCCGGATCAAATACAGCTGCAACCGCTCCGGCAATATCCGACCATGACGTTCCGTCCAGACTCTTCTGCCATTGATAAAAGAAGATTCCATCACCCCCTGTAGGTAAGCTTCCTGCGAGCTGAACAGAAGGCATGCCGGCACATAATACCTGATCTGACGATATACTATTATTGCCCAAAGGAGGTTGAACGGCGATGTACACTGTATTGCTTTCAAGGGAACACGGTCCTGATTTTACCACTCTCCTTAACCATGTTGATGCAGTAAATACCGATGTGAGTTCCCTGTTGACTTCCCCGGGAAGGTCTGTCCAGTTAATGTTATCGGAACTCCATTGCCACTGGTATGCATACGCTCCATTGCCTCCCGTTGGTAAGCCGCCTGTAATATGTACCGTCTGCCCGGAACACGTGGTAACGCTTCCCGTAATGGCATTTGTTAAAGCCGGGTAATTGTATATTGTAATCGTATCAGTGCTTGCATCGCAGATTCCGTTCTCTATAGACCATTTGAAAATATAGGTTCCTGCAGTAAGACCACTTATTTTGCTATGAGGATCTGCCGGATCTTCAATGAGGCATGACGGACCGCTTATCTTCGTCCAACTTCCAGTACCCTTCACTGCTATATTGCCGTCCAGCGTAGCACTGGCTTCATTACATAAATATTGATCATCTCCAGCAATAGCTGTAGTGACATTCGGAAGCACCTGTACATAGGTTACAGCGGATGGCACTTCAGAGCAGGCTCCATTCCTGACTATAGCCCTGAACCAGGTATCAGCATTAAGGTTATGGAATACACCTGATTTGGATGTTGATAACACAGGAATCCATGTGTTAAAGTTATCACCCGATTGCTCCCATCTCACAACATCTCCTTTCTCTCCGCTTAAAGAAACGGTGACACTGTTGACACCTGTACAAACCCTCGCCACGCTGCCCGTTGTAATACCGCCTTCGGATGGCTCATCCACCCGGATCTTAATATTATCGGTGTATATTGAATTCAAGCATCCAGAAGCCTGAGATATTCTTACGCGATACCACTTTGTTTGGGCCATGTTTCCAGGAGCAAACGAGGGTGCGTTAGCGCCGGCAATGTCGTTAAACGTTATACTATCTGTTGAAGATTGCCACTGTAGCAGGTCGGATGAAGAATATCCGGTAAGATCAAGTGAGCCGGGGTCGTTCCCCTTACATACGGTGATATTACCATTGCTAATTAATCCCTTAACAGGATAGGCCGTCACTTCAATAGTTAACGTCGCTTTACTTTCTCTGCAACCAGCATCTCCGACAGTTGCGTCATTCTTTATTCCCCATTCAAACACGTAAGAGCCTGGCAGCAGCCCTGTAACTTCCGTATTAAATAATGAAGGATCTGTAATATGAGCAGGCACGCCCGATGTCTGAGTCCATAAACCTGTTTCGCCATTAGCGGCATCAGGCGCATTGCCCGACAGCGTTACGTGATTATTAGAACCGTCCTCCTGAAGGCAAATCCGGACTGTAGCCCCTACAGCTGCGGTTGTCACAGGTTTCCTGACAACAATGCTTTTGAGCGAAGTGTTATCCGGGCATGGGCTTAGGCCCCCAACCCGCCACTCAAGCTGATAAGTCTGGCCTGGCAGCAGATTACCCACCACAGCATCCGGAGAATGCGTGTCGGGAGTAAATGTTAAAGAATTACCCGACTGCTCCTTCCATGTTCCCGTAAATCCGGCACCCGGATCGTTACCATTTAACTTATAACTTGTCTCACCACATATTATCACATCTCCTCCTGCATCTGCGGATGGAGTGATCGCATTAATAAATATCTCAACCGCTTCACTTGTAACGTCACAGCTATTGTAACTTTTTACAGTCCTCCTGTAATAAGTCGTTACAACAGGGTTTACTGTGAGATTCTCCTGATTAGCGCCAGGAATTACAGTCCACGAAATTTTATCGGGAGATGATTCCCATGAATACGAATAACTTGCAGAAACGTAAGATGGAACATCTCCTCCTGATAACTGATCGGTTGAAAGAGTGACCGCTTCGCCGGGACAGGATACAAGGCGAGTTGACTTTATAGAGTTAACAATATCAGCCAGCACATCAAGATTCATCGTGGATGTGCTGCCGGCACATGTGCCATTATTTATAGTCCACAAAAACGTATATCGTTTACCTTTCTCCAGGTTGCTAACCGTGGTATTATTGAGTCCCGGATTATCAATAACTGCTGTTTGTCCGGGTGGTTGCGTCCAGATTCCGGTTCCTATTGCAGGAAGGTTTCCGTTTAATTGATAAGTCAAACCAGAATTCAAACACAACTTTTCATCTGGACCGGCATTTGCAGTGGTTGGCTTAGGATCGATGGTAATTGTAATGGGGTCGGAATATTCAGCACTGCACTCACCATTCTTTACCAAAGCCCTGAACTGAGTTGTTGTTAATAACGCACTATATCCATACGAATTTCCGGAAGCACCACTAATCAGGCTCCATGAACCTCCGTTATCCTCCGATTTTTCCCACTGAATAGAGGTACCCCTGTAATCTTTAAGTATCAGTATCCCCGGACTTGAAGACTCAATACAGTAAACCGTTGGACCGGCAGTCGAAATAGTTCCTCCAATTGAGGGAAGATCAACTTTCACCTGGAGCACGCCTGATGCAACGAGATTGGTACAGCCCTGGTCATATCCCTTACCGCCCACCTGTACCCGGAAGTAAGTCGTTTGCTGTATATTGGGATAGGCCAGTATATCACTAGTATTGTCAATAGGGGTCCAGTTAATTGCATCTGTCGATACTTCCCACCGGATAATCTTTTGAATATATCCTGATGCTCGCAATGTTATGTCAGATCCGCTACAGACAAGCTTAGCTGTTGGACTTTCTAAACAGGTAACAGAACCTCCTGTAGCCCGTTGATATACGGTTAATGTAATCTCCTCGAACTCCTCACATCCGCCCGGATTACTCACAGTCCATCTCAATTTATAGGTACCAACCAGCAAATTGGATATTGTGGCATTTGGTTTGGTTGAATCATCAAATAGAGAACCAGAAGGCCCTGAAACTACGGTCCATTTGCCAGATTCTCCATTTAAAACATTTGGAGTCGTGGCACTTAACACATATTTTTTATTCATCGGAGTGTAGTCACACAATACTCCATCCGATCCTGCGTCAGGATTTACCAAAGCGTATAGCGTAACATCTTGACTACTGCTGACAGCAGGTCCGCACTCGTTATTATACACTAGCGATACGGTGTATTTCTTTCCAACCTCATTAAACTTTATCACCGGAAAAGGATCTTTATCAGAACCACCAATAAACTCATAGCTTCCTCCCGTAACTGTCCATTGATACGTCTTGTTCCTCCCGAAACCCTCATACATTGGCATTACCCTTTCTTCTGTTGCGAAATCTATGACAACAGGAATACCTTTACATATCTTAGCTTCTACTGGTTGAGTAACAGCTAAACCACCAGCTATCATGAACGGCTTATCAAGCACAACGTCACTACAGGAGTTTGTTACCGTCAACCTTAAAATATAAGACCCCGGTTTAGCCACATTAATTCTCGGCGCATCACTTGTATCCTTGTCAAGGAAGGTGATCCCATCGCTTACCGCAACGCCACTTAACGAGTCGATAACCTGCCATAAATAATGCTTACTACACAGGTTCGCTACATTTGTATGGTTCACCGTAGTGATCAGAGCCGAATTGCATGCCGACGACTGTGTAAATTCAAAATCAGGGACAGGGAGCTCTGAAATACATATATCCTTAATTATCTCTGTGGGAGAACAGCTGTTATTGCTCGCCACAAGTTTAATATTATAAGTACCAACCTCGGGAAACTGGAAAGTAAAGTTTTGGGCTGCACTTTTAATGTGCCAGGATGTTTCGGTGCTTTTCTTTATATACCACTTATACGTGGTTAAGTCAGTACAACCCGTCCCGGAAGAGTTCGGCGACATACCAGGTATAGTGGTGTTTATAAATGTCACATCCTTAGTGACACAGCCACCTACAGATGGAACAACGAAGTCGGCTTTCGGCAACAAATAAACTTTAGGATAAGAGGTAAATTGAGGAGCCGCTCCAATACAAAAACCCGCAGATATTGATATGTTTGCAGTGTAAGAGTTATACACCGGAGGATATATCATGACAGGAGGCTCACTACATGAGCTTTCATTATAATGATGCTTTACCACTCCACCCCTTGCAATGAGATCTTCTTTAGTGAAATGTTCGATAACATCGTCGCCCCAATCAAAATTATATAAAAGGCCGGGGTAATTTTTTGCAATACCTTTCTCGGAATCGATTATAACTGAATATCCCAATTTCTCGCTTTCGTTATTAGGGTCAATCGGGTACTTTAAACATACAATCTGACTTCCGCTAGCCTGAAGATTGAGGGTAAAATCAACATTTAAAATAACATAACTTTTTGTAGATACAACTCCATTAAGTTCGGACCTCAAACGTGCTGTATAATATGACTTCCCGAGGATAATATCTAAAAGACCATCCGGCGACACGGTAAAACTTTCTGGCGACTTCAGCTTGTCGTAATCATCGAACAGTAATCCTGTAACTGTCACAGCGGATGCCGACGAATCCGCAAGCGTCAATACGTTACCGTCCTGAATATTCTGGCAAAAGCCATATATCAGATCAGTCTTCAGAAGATTTTTTTCTTCCAACGGCGATATTTTTATTTTAGGTCCTGGTTTATCAGTAATCTTGATACCTGTGTAGTCAACCATTACCTCTGGATTTGAACTTTTCACCCTGATCATATAGCCATTTCCAGGCATAGTGGTTTCCGGAATGACACCGTTTATAAAGGTAGTATAATGTCCGTCGAAAGTTCCGATAGGACTATAAGACACAAGATTTCCTCCCGAATCGTACATCCACAATTCAAATCTGTTGCCTGCCTTAAATCCGCTAACTGTGAGGGGAACAGTTATATTACTTCCCGGCCCGTAAGGCCCCGGATCAATGGTACCGAATGCAATCTGAGCCTTACAATCAACACACAGTCCTAAATAGAAAGTAAAAAAAACCAGAAGTACAGCTACAAATCTCCGCATACAACAGTATAAAACGCAGATTTAAAACTCCATACAAGTCTGGAACAGATTGAATGAGCATCCATTGACAAATTCCAAATATTGTGGTAATACGCTCGCTGCAACAACATGTTACCAATAGGGAACTAAATATGTATTTGGTGTTGTGACGATATTATTATTAAAACCATCCAACCATAGCCCCGTGCTACCCCCAATCTCTGATTAATCCCTTACCAATGCCTGACCAAAGCCTGATATCGTCAGTATCTCATCAGCATCTCGTCAGCATCATGTCAGACTAAAGTCTGACGAGAGTCTGACATTATCCTGAGGAGATGCTGACATTAGTCTGATCTTATCGGGTTTTGGTCAGGCACTGGTAAGGTACTTTACAGGGTTTTGTCCTTTCTTTTCCAAACTTCTATTCCAATTTTTCATCCTGCGTAACACTGGCCGTATCCCCTGCACTTTTGAAATAACGGTCCCAGCCCCTTCTGGTAGACCGGCCCATGTGGGCATATAAACACAAACCATTCGAAATAAAAACTCATTAATAGTCAATAAGTTAAATAATTTCGTACCTTTACAGTCTTATATAATAAAATACAATATGAAAAAAGAAGGAACAGTGAAGTTCTTTAATGTAACTAAAGGATTCGGATTTATCGCACAGAGCGATGATCGCAACGATGTTTTTGTTCATTCGACAGGACTGATCGACGAAGTTCGCGAAAACGATAAAGTTTCGTTTGATGTGGAAAGTGGCCCTAAAGGCCTTAATGCGGTAAATGTACAAGTAATTTAAAAGATCACTATATTTTAATCGTATAAAGCATCTGGTCTCTGATC from Arcticibacter tournemirensis includes these protein-coding regions:
- a CDS encoding PorP/SprF family type IX secretion system membrane protein — protein: MKRFFTVLVFLVHNIAFAQDHIYSQFYNSPNYLNPALNGQFEGDLRMNLIYRNQWSGVPGGLDYFTFSVDYTVPKLNGGLGFLATSSNEGTAYLRKLNLSGIYSYSVSFEEAVLSFGVQAGFTKRKIDYGRIVFGDQIDALTGIIPGSVTDATVPAMNNKYFFDAGAGINLVAGKFMIGTSAQHINKPNESFTGLKATLPMRLNGHVSYRLPLDRYDEETGPVVIPSIVFYKQAESKLLSTGFQYKYKAANVGLWYRSESGTKGDAVVLSLIFDLFVKKDMYDKVRMGVSHDATLSKLQYGNTAGSTEGALSYETTFPNRNSAASEYRNSSGNRCYDFY
- a CDS encoding PKD domain-containing protein, which translates into the protein MRRFVAVLLVFFTFYLGLCVDCKAQIAFGTIDPGPYGPGSNITVPLTVSGFKAGNRFELWMYDSGGNLVSYSPIGTFDGHYTTFINGVIPETTMPGNGYMIRVKSSNPEVMVDYTGIKITDKPGPKIKISPLEEKNLLKTDLIYGFCQNIQDGNVLTLADSSASAVTVTGLLFDDYDKLKSPESFTVSPDGLLDIILGKSYYTARLRSELNGVVSTKSYVILNVDFTLNLQASGSQIVCLKYPIDPNNESEKLGYSVIIDSEKGIAKNYPGLLYNFDWGDDVIEHFTKEDLIARGGVVKHHYNESSCSEPPVMIYPPVYNSYTANISISAGFCIGAAPQFTSYPKVYLLPKADFVVPSVGGCVTKDVTFINTTIPGMSPNSSGTGCTDLTTYKWYIKKSTETSWHIKSAAQNFTFQFPEVGTYNIKLVASNNSCSPTEIIKDICISELPVPDFEFTQSSACNSALITTVNHTNVANLCSKHYLWQVIDSLSGVAVSDGITFLDKDTSDAPRINVAKPGSYILRLTVTNSCSDVVLDKPFMIAGGLAVTQPVEAKICKGIPVVIDFATEERVMPMYEGFGRNKTYQWTVTGGSYEFIGGSDKDPFPVIKFNEVGKKYTVSLVYNNECGPAVSSSQDVTLYALVNPDAGSDGVLCDYTPMNKKYVLSATTPNVLNGESGKWTVVSGPSGSLFDDSTKPNATISNLLVGTYKLRWTVSNPGGCEEFEEITLTVYQRATGGSVTCLESPTAKLVCSGSDITLRASGYIQKIIRWEVSTDAINWTPIDNTSDILAYPNIQQTTYFRVQVGGKGYDQGCTNLVASGVLQVKVDLPSIGGTISTAGPTVYCIESSSPGILILKDYRGTSIQWEKSEDNGGSWSLISGASGNSYGYSALLTTTQFRALVKNGECSAEYSDPITITIDPKPTTANAGPDEKLCLNSGLTYQLNGNLPAIGTGIWTQPPGQTAVIDNPGLNNTTVSNLEKGKRYTFLWTINNGTCAGSTSTMNLDVLADIVNSIKSTRLVSCPGEAVTLSTDQLSGGDVPSYVSASYSYSWESSPDKISWTVIPGANQENLTVNPVVTTYYRRTVKSYNSCDVTSEAVEIFINAITPSADAGGDVIICGETSYKLNGNDPGAGFTGTWKEQSGNSLTFTPDTHSPDAVVGNLLPGQTYQLEWRVGGLSPCPDNTSLKSIVVRKPVTTAAVGATVRICLQEDGSNNHVTLSGNAPDAANGETGLWTQTSGVPAHITDPSLFNTEVTGLLPGSYVFEWGIKNDATVGDAGCRESKATLTIEVTAYPVKGLISNGNITVCKGNDPGSLDLTGYSSSDLLQWQSSTDSITFNDIAGANAPSFAPGNMAQTKWYRVRISQASGCLNSIYTDNIKIRVDEPSEGGITTGSVARVCTGVNSVTVSLSGEKGDVVRWEQSGDNFNTWIPVLSTSKSGVFHNLNADTWFRAIVRNGACSEVPSAVTYVQVLPNVTTAIAGDDQYLCNEASATLDGNIAVKGTGSWTKISGPSCLIEDPADPHSKISGLTAGTYIFKWSIENGICDASTDTITIYNYPALTNAITGSVTTCSGQTVHITGGLPTGGNGAYAYQWQWSSDNINWTDLPGEVNRELTSVFTASTWLRRVVKSGPCSLESNTVYIAVQPPLGNNSISSDQVLCAGMPSVQLAGSLPTGGDGIFFYQWQKSLDGTSWSDIAGAVAAVFDPGTLAETTRFRRIVTTSLCNGDQKSISNEVGITVNPLAKAEFTAVRLKSCIPFDLKQVITLIPHDDRVATYQWYVNGVSVGSGKDFPGYILYNDGESATVKLVTDSKFGCGSDSMELTFETVKDVTASFTKDKVVGCGPLSVSFNNTSAPLSRGTYIWDFGNGITSTDIHPAAITFEPNPNHRDTTYVITLKASTGCKETIFTDSVLVHPLPYALFSPNKTWGCSPFEVTFNNQSKAGSNSKYTFDFGDGQTLVKNDVSDVTHTFYTTKTDTVTVRLKVENECGVDSNSYKIVVYPNTVTPQLIIDGDRKFGCAPLTVRFDNHSEGANSFYWDLKDGNTFTTKSAPESITHTFTVPGTYEVSLLATNGCSSATDTEIITVYAQPNANFRFNNGQYCVKDSVQFFSTPETSASYHWDFDDGTTANTANPRHAFARAGKYNVKLTVQQSHPDGSVCSSFTTQEIEILPLPVALFTSNATSLNCAPFKLTVSATPANAAYVEWNFGDPNGNDNILTGHVAEHTFQLPGLYRVKQVAYNASGCMDTIVKTVKITERPTANFSAADTMFCGMSATVSFANQSTYSGTDAVVYKWLVNNRPVSSQKNFSYPFAVPSDAVMPYKFDVKLIAVSTLGCPDTVTHTIQFNPLPKADFDLKTNIACTPFKVEIENKSRYTDEYLWYLDGHLISMEQSPSDIVLTGVGRSYKLKLKTLNSYGCKADSIEKTINTYGRPKAFFTLSDSVSCNGKLEVAITNSSNGAVKYVWDFGDNSPLSNDAAPQHLYGEPGIYKLRLIALNSFCSDTLTRMIRISGKPLSAFVPDVNRGCTLINVAFRNISENALTYIWDFGDGTYSSSKNPAHTFSYLKSPYVVKLVVKGEYGCADTAITTINVSAPPVADFTVLPDSVIKVPEYTFSFKNRSEGTGLKYQWFFGDTKVSTEENPVHTYINNGSHTVRLIVTNAEGCADTLVKIVRIDGVPGTLYVPSGFEPGSLNPSIKTFIPKGSGIAKYSLKIFNKWGRLVWQSDKLTEDGSPAEGWDGTIDGAPASQGVYIWDIKASFLDGSEWKGMKYERGSKNTVGPINLIR
- a CDS encoding cold-shock protein, translating into MKKEGTVKFFNVTKGFGFIAQSDDRNDVFVHSTGLIDEVRENDKVSFDVESGPKGLNAVNVQVI